The Agromyces atrinae genome window below encodes:
- a CDS encoding ABC transporter ATP-binding protein — MTNSSPAPAAGGAAAPVAELVVDVRNVTAGYLPGVNILNGCSLTAAPGELIGIIGPNGAGKSTLLKSIFGLVKVRDGGIYLQGEEITNLKANKLVSKGVGFVPQTNNVFPTLTIQENLEMGMFQKPKGLKERLEFVTEIFPELGKRLGQRAGSLSGGERQMVAMSRALMMGPHVLLLDEPSAGLSPVRQDEAFLRVKEINKAGVTTIMVEQNARRCLQICDRGYVLDQGRDAYTGTGRELLNDPKVIGLYLGTLGQDE; from the coding sequence ATGACGAACAGTAGTCCTGCTCCCGCCGCGGGCGGAGCCGCAGCCCCCGTCGCCGAACTCGTCGTCGACGTGCGGAACGTGACCGCCGGGTACCTGCCCGGCGTGAACATCCTGAACGGATGCTCGTTGACGGCCGCCCCCGGCGAACTCATCGGCATCATCGGCCCGAACGGCGCCGGAAAGTCGACGCTCCTCAAGTCGATCTTCGGACTCGTCAAGGTGCGCGACGGCGGCATCTACCTCCAGGGCGAGGAGATCACGAACCTCAAGGCGAACAAGCTCGTCTCGAAGGGCGTGGGCTTCGTGCCCCAGACGAACAACGTGTTCCCGACGCTCACCATCCAGGAGAACCTGGAGATGGGCATGTTCCAGAAGCCCAAGGGCTTGAAGGAGCGGCTCGAGTTCGTCACCGAGATCTTCCCCGAGCTCGGCAAGCGCCTCGGCCAGCGAGCGGGTTCGCTCTCGGGCGGTGAACGCCAGATGGTCGCGATGTCACGCGCGCTCATGATGGGCCCTCACGTGCTCCTGCTCGACGAGCCGAGCGCCGGCCTCTCCCCCGTGCGTCAGGACGAAGCGTTCCTGCGCGTCAAGGAGATCAACAAGGCCGGTGTCACGACGATCATGGTCGAGCAGAACGCACGCCGCTGCCTGCAGATCTGTGACCGCGGATACGTGCTCGACCAGGGCCGTGACGCCTACACGGGCACGGGCCGTGAGCTGCTGAACGACCCCAAGGTCATCGGTCTGTACCTCGGCACGCTCGGTCAGGACGAGTAG
- a CDS encoding ABC transporter substrate-binding protein has translation MSVFARATASRSSRAVWTGIALAGASALLLTACSTGGTATTPSETAEATADASEALPIAEGERALDLKIGTILPQSGALAFLGPPEEAGVQLGVDEVNEAAAGVNVEVVFRDSGDTTTDTATVSVTDLLSQDVSAIIGAASSGVSKTVIDQIVAANVIQFSPANTSADFTTYNDNGLYWRTAPSDVLQGEVLGNLIADDGNQTLGLIVLNDAYGTGLAQFTKDAFEAAGGEVVAESLFNEGDSSFDAQISEVTAANPDAIALITFDQAKVITPALVGSGFPGDKLYYVDGNLADYSADFAPNLIEGSKGTLPGLDTGSLGDFTDRLLGVDPDLTDYSYAAESYDAVVLIALAAYAANSTDATEIAKYLQQVSGGSGDGEKVTTYADGVKLLAEGKQIDYDGASGPITFDSNGDPTEATIGIFEFNADNTYSRIGDG, from the coding sequence ATGAGCGTATTCGCACGGGCTACGGCCTCCCGCTCGTCACGTGCAGTCTGGACGGGTATCGCCCTCGCGGGTGCTAGTGCCCTCCTCCTGACCGCGTGCAGCACGGGTGGCACAGCCACGACCCCCTCCGAGACCGCCGAGGCCACAGCCGACGCGTCGGAAGCCCTTCCCATCGCCGAGGGAGAGCGCGCGCTCGACCTCAAGATCGGCACGATCCTCCCGCAGAGTGGCGCTCTCGCGTTCCTCGGCCCGCCCGAGGAAGCCGGCGTCCAGCTCGGTGTCGACGAGGTCAACGAGGCAGCCGCAGGGGTCAACGTCGAGGTCGTCTTCCGCGACTCGGGTGACACCACGACCGACACCGCGACCGTCTCGGTCACCGACCTCCTCTCGCAGGACGTCTCGGCCATCATCGGTGCAGCGTCGTCGGGTGTTTCGAAGACGGTCATCGACCAGATCGTCGCCGCGAACGTCATCCAGTTCTCGCCCGCCAACACCTCGGCCGACTTCACGACCTACAACGACAACGGCCTGTACTGGCGCACGGCTCCGTCCGACGTCCTGCAGGGCGAGGTGCTCGGCAACCTGATCGCCGACGACGGCAACCAGACGCTCGGCCTCATCGTGCTGAACGACGCTTACGGAACCGGTCTCGCCCAGTTCACCAAGGACGCCTTCGAGGCGGCCGGTGGCGAGGTCGTCGCCGAATCGCTCTTCAACGAGGGTGACTCGAGCTTCGACGCGCAGATCTCCGAGGTCACGGCGGCCAACCCCGACGCGATCGCTCTGATCACGTTCGACCAGGCCAAGGTCATCACGCCCGCACTCGTCGGTTCCGGCTTCCCCGGCGACAAGCTGTACTACGTTGACGGCAACCTCGCCGACTACAGCGCCGACTTCGCTCCGAACCTCATCGAGGGCTCGAAGGGCACGCTGCCCGGTCTCGACACGGGAAGCCTCGGTGACTTCACCGACCGCCTCCTCGGCGTCGACCCCGACCTGACCGACTACAGCTACGCAGCCGAGTCGTACGACGCCGTCGTGCTCATCGCGCTCGCGGCTTACGCGGCCAACAGCACCGACGCGACCGAGATCGCCAAGTACCTCCAGCAGGTCTCGGGCGGCTCGGGCGACGGCGAGAAGGTCACGACGTACGCCGATGGTGTGAAGCTCCTCGCCGAGGGCAAGCAGATCGACTACGACGGAGCCTCCGGCCCGATCACGTTCGACTCGAACGGTGACCCGACCGAGGCGACGATCGGCATCTTCGAGTTCAACGCCGACAACACCTACAGCCGCATCGGTGACGGTTGA
- the rarD gene encoding EamA family transporter RarD, protein MSDAAARPGDSPKNGSGFAYAFSAYALWGMLPLYFLALAPSGPFEIVAWRILFSLIFCALLLTVMRGGWRSFREVLRSRRVVLTMGLAGLLIFVNWQTYVLATLTGHVVEASLGYFINPIVTVFLGVLVERERLRPAQWVAVGISVVAVLVLSFGYGQPPWIALILAFSFGFYGLIKKRVGPRVDAASGLTLETAWLAPVSVVTLIVLASTTGLTFGTAGPWHAALLVSAGVVTAVPLLFFAAAARRLPLVYMGFIQYLAPIMQFAVGVVILSEPMPLERWIGFSLVWVALIVLTVDVAVRAGRGARRSRLAEVVDPAP, encoded by the coding sequence ATTAGCGATGCCGCAGCGCGCCCGGGCGATTCGCCGAAGAACGGCTCCGGCTTCGCGTACGCCTTCAGCGCCTACGCGCTGTGGGGCATGCTCCCTCTCTACTTCCTCGCTCTTGCGCCGAGCGGTCCGTTCGAGATCGTCGCGTGGCGCATCCTCTTCTCGCTCATCTTCTGCGCCCTGCTCCTGACGGTGATGCGGGGCGGGTGGCGCTCCTTCCGCGAGGTTCTGCGCTCGCGTCGCGTCGTGCTCACCATGGGGCTCGCCGGGCTCCTCATCTTCGTGAACTGGCAGACCTACGTGCTGGCGACCCTCACGGGGCACGTCGTCGAGGCTTCGCTCGGCTACTTCATCAATCCGATCGTCACGGTGTTCCTCGGCGTCCTCGTCGAGCGGGAGCGCCTGCGCCCCGCGCAGTGGGTGGCGGTCGGGATCAGCGTCGTCGCCGTGCTCGTCCTCTCGTTCGGGTACGGCCAGCCGCCGTGGATCGCCCTCATCCTCGCGTTCTCGTTCGGCTTCTACGGCCTCATCAAGAAGCGCGTCGGCCCCCGCGTCGACGCGGCATCGGGGCTGACGCTCGAGACGGCGTGGCTCGCACCGGTGTCGGTCGTGACGCTCATCGTGCTGGCATCCACGACGGGGCTCACGTTCGGAACCGCCGGTCCGTGGCACGCGGCCCTGCTCGTGAGCGCCGGCGTCGTCACGGCCGTACCTCTTCTCTTCTTCGCCGCAGCGGCACGACGCCTGCCGCTCGTGTACATGGGCTTCATCCAGTACCTCGCGCCCATCATGCAGTTCGCGGTCGGAGTCGTCATCCTGAGCGAACCGATGCCGCTTGAGCGCTGGATCGGTTTCTCGCTCGTCTGGGTCGCGCTCATCGTGCTGACCGTCGACGTCGCGGTGCGCGCGGGGCGGGGTGCACGCCGATCACGGCTCGCCGAGGTCGTCGATCCGGCGCCCTAG
- the groES gene encoding co-chaperone GroES, producing the protein MSVSIKPLEDRIVIKQVEAEQTTASGLVIPDTAKEKPQEGEVVAVGPGRIDDNGNRVPLDVAVGDKVIYSKYGGTEVKYAGEDFLVLSARDVLAVVVR; encoded by the coding sequence GTGTCGGTTTCCATCAAGCCGCTCGAGGATCGCATCGTCATCAAGCAGGTCGAAGCAGAGCAGACCACCGCTTCGGGCCTCGTGATCCCCGACACCGCGAAGGAAAAGCCCCAGGAGGGCGAGGTCGTCGCTGTCGGACCCGGTCGCATCGATGACAACGGTAACCGCGTGCCGCTCGACGTCGCCGTCGGCGACAAGGTGATCTACTCGAAGTACGGCGGAACCGAGGTCAAGTACGCCGGTGAGGACTTCCTCGTCCTCTCGGCGCGCGACGTCCTCGCCGTCGTCGTCCGCTAA
- a CDS encoding class I SAM-dependent methyltransferase, with amino-acid sequence MDRPELVELLSPEGLRLLDSLPPWTPSLDAVKAVSDLRRLGHSPALVSAVLTQSRLRAKARAKFGEFADRMLFTEPGLEQATRLSVAAIHAGRFDAAGVRHVADLGCGIGGDALAFAAVDLDVTAADIDDTTAVIASFNLAPWSGARALNAAAEDVDLTGIDGVWLDPARRTTTGGRTTRLANAADYSPSLDFGFALASDRAVGMKLGPGTDRDVIPDEAEAQWVSVDGDVVELALWFGPLARPGVKRAALVIARGAAHELTNDADSADEPVGDLGDYLYEPDGAVIRSRLIGDLARRLDARMLSEGIAYLTADAGAETPFATRFRILEHLPTDEKKLRVALREREIGVLEIKKRGIDVDPAQLRKRLQLRGESSATIVMTRQAGRHVTLLVERV; translated from the coding sequence GTGGATCGCCCCGAGCTCGTCGAATTGCTGTCACCCGAGGGGCTGCGCCTTCTCGACTCCCTCCCCCCGTGGACCCCGTCGCTCGACGCGGTGAAGGCGGTGAGCGATCTGCGTCGCCTCGGCCACTCCCCCGCACTCGTCTCCGCCGTCCTCACGCAGTCGAGGCTCCGTGCGAAGGCGCGAGCCAAGTTCGGCGAGTTCGCCGACCGGATGCTCTTCACCGAACCGGGACTCGAGCAGGCCACACGACTGTCGGTCGCGGCCATCCATGCGGGCCGCTTCGACGCCGCCGGCGTGCGCCATGTCGCCGACCTCGGGTGCGGCATCGGCGGCGACGCGCTCGCCTTCGCCGCTGTCGACCTCGACGTCACGGCGGCCGACATCGACGACACGACCGCGGTCATCGCCTCGTTCAACCTCGCTCCGTGGTCGGGCGCGCGAGCTCTCAACGCCGCTGCCGAAGACGTCGACCTCACGGGAATCGACGGCGTGTGGCTCGACCCTGCACGTCGAACGACGACGGGTGGACGAACCACCCGTCTCGCGAACGCCGCCGACTACTCGCCGAGCCTCGACTTCGGATTCGCGCTCGCGAGCGACCGAGCCGTCGGAATGAAGCTCGGTCCGGGAACCGATCGCGACGTGATCCCCGACGAAGCCGAAGCGCAGTGGGTCTCGGTCGACGGCGACGTCGTCGAGCTCGCGCTCTGGTTCGGCCCGCTCGCACGCCCCGGCGTCAAGCGCGCTGCTCTCGTCATCGCGCGCGGCGCCGCACACGAGCTGACGAACGATGCGGACTCGGCCGATGAGCCCGTCGGAGACCTCGGTGACTACCTCTATGAACCCGACGGGGCCGTCATCCGTTCGCGGCTCATCGGCGACCTCGCGCGCCGTCTCGACGCTCGCATGCTGAGCGAGGGCATCGCCTACCTGACCGCGGATGCCGGTGCCGAGACCCCGTTCGCAACCCGATTCCGGATCCTTGAGCACCTCCCCACCGATGAGAAGAAGCTTCGCGTCGCCCTGCGGGAACGCGAGATCGGTGTGCTCGAGATCAAGAAGCGCGGGATCGACGTCGACCCCGCTCAGCTGAGGAAGCGGCTGCAGCTGCGGGGCGAGTCGTCGGCGACGATCGTGATGACGCGTCAGGCCGGTCGGCACGTGACGCTTCTCGTCGAGCGAGTCTGA
- a CDS encoding DUF4190 domain-containing protein yields the protein MSDPQNPEGTKPEGTNPEPAAAEAPSIDFGAPAASDPQVPGEPPFEAPAAPEAPAAPEVPAAPEVPAAPTAPPQAPPAYGAPEQPAYGAPAYGAPGQPAYGAPGQPAYGAPSQPAYGAPGAPVYGAPYGGAAPSKSPVLSIIALIAGILGVLVSLFTFGFGFILSAAGVVLGFLGKKKEPAAKGMWLTGIITGFVGVAISLIFAVIAVIFFVSLATYGNSYTY from the coding sequence ATGTCTGATCCCCAGAACCCTGAGGGCACGAAGCCTGAAGGCACCAACCCCGAGCCCGCCGCGGCCGAGGCGCCGTCGATCGACTTCGGTGCTCCCGCCGCGAGCGACCCCCAGGTGCCCGGGGAGCCTCCCTTCGAGGCGCCCGCCGCCCCCGAAGCGCCTGCCGCGCCCGAGGTTCCTGCTGCACCCGAGGTTCCCGCTGCGCCGACCGCTCCGCCGCAGGCGCCGCCCGCCTACGGTGCGCCCGAGCAGCCCGCGTACGGTGCTCCCGCCTACGGCGCTCCCGGGCAGCCGGCCTATGGTGCTCCCGGTCAGCCCGCCTACGGCGCCCCGAGCCAGCCGGCGTACGGTGCCCCCGGCGCGCCGGTCTACGGTGCTCCGTACGGTGGCGCCGCTCCGTCGAAGTCGCCCGTGCTGAGCATCATCGCGCTCATCGCCGGCATCCTCGGTGTGCTCGTCTCGCTCTTCACCTTCGGTTTCGGGTTCATCCTGTCCGCTGCGGGTGTCGTCCTCGGCTTCCTCGGCAAGAAGAAGGAGCCCGCGGCCAAGGGCATGTGGCTGACCGGAATCATCACCGGCTTCGTCGGTGTCGCGATCTCGCTCATCTTCGCCGTCATCGCCGTGATCTTCTTCGTCTCGCTGGCGACCTACGGCAACAGCTACACCTACTGA
- a CDS encoding DUF4190 domain-containing protein — MTDSNLPQGDQPAASAQPAAPAYGSGYPGAAYGAGLPGADYRNAPGKTNTLAIVSIVASLVGLFTGIGFLVGLITGHISLSQIKKTGELGRGMALAGTIIGWIGVALSIIAIVLFVIFFSFLAANGAVTSTY; from the coding sequence GTGACCGACTCCAACCTCCCGCAGGGCGACCAGCCCGCGGCCTCCGCACAGCCTGCAGCACCGGCCTACGGGTCGGGCTATCCCGGCGCAGCCTACGGAGCGGGCCTTCCCGGCGCCGACTACCGCAACGCACCGGGCAAGACCAACACTCTCGCGATCGTCTCGATCGTCGCATCGCTCGTCGGTCTCTTCACCGGCATCGGCTTCCTCGTCGGTCTCATCACCGGCCACATCTCGCTCTCGCAGATCAAGAAGACCGGTGAGCTCGGCCGCGGCATGGCGCTCGCCGGAACCATCATCGGATGGATCGGTGTCGCGCTCTCGATCATCGCCATCGTCCTCTTCGTCATCTTCTTCAGCTTCCTGGCGGCCAACGGCGCCGTCACGAGCACGTACTGA